The DNA segment AGGAGCACAATGGGTGCTGGAGGACCACAAAATCTGGCTAAGATTGTGCTGAACATGATTTTCTGGTGGGTACTTTAAACCAGCCTAAATTGACAAAATGAAGCCCTAGCTTCCTTTAACCCTGTGAAACCTGGCATGATTGTCCATCTGTTTAGAACGGGATTGATTTTGGTGCTCACTTTGCTTAACTAGGGTGGAGCTAAGGAGTGATCGAGCTCTTTGACGTCAAGGCTTATTAGACTTTGTCTTTGTTTTGGACCATATTTTTAGtacaagctttttttttaaagctgcgAATAATGTTCAATCCAGTTTAATTTTACTTTAAGAAAATGTTTTTGGCGTGTTTAATTGGAAGCTGAATTAGCTGAATGTTGTCTGCTAATTCGCTGGCAAAGAGATACTATAGTAATTTAGCAGAGGAAAGAGGGGTAAATAAAGGGACATGGCAAAACTAGCAATACAATTTCCACAGGAGCTCAggaagatgtgagttcaaatcagTAATGGGGGTTGGTTTTAGAGCGTCCTAGTCCCATATTTCATGGTCGAGTAGTACAAGATAAGATAAaataaaaggcaaaaaaaaaattagGACAGGGACAACACTGCTGCTGATGGTGAAGCTCGATCCCTCCCTCAACTTTTCAGTCACTGCATCCTGCTGTCCTTTCAAACAAAGCAGTGCTCTTCTCTCATCTCCTGCGGCACAACTCTACTGTGCCAGCCATCACACTGGGGACTTTGGCTGTTCCATCAGTTGTCCACagattctgtttcctgccactgcatTTATTTTGCcaaccactttttttttcatgcccCAAAAAGACTTTGGAGTGACTGAAATTTGACCCCATAAGCAGCTACTTTTAGATGGTGCATCGTATTCATTTCCCAACAACTATCTAGCACATGCCATTTCTTGCACCATCTCTTTGGTAAGCTCCCAGAGCCAGGCTCAGTATGGGCAGAGATCTTGGCATCAATATGTAATTATAGCCAATCCTGAGCTTCTAAAAAAAAAAACCTATATACAgcttttagattttttttaaaataggtCAAAAGCTTAAACTTCCATGATGGAAATTTCTTTTAAAAATCTGTTTTATTTGAAACAAGATTAACTGGAATAATGCGACGGAGTCAGTCATCTTGATACAAACAATGATTGTTCATTTTCACCTGCCTGCAGTCTTATTAATGTTTAATGTTTGGTAAAGAATCGAAATGTATATATTTTGTAGCGGTATAAACACCAATGTGGATAACTTTTCAACGTTGACTAGACTGAGCTTTTTGGAAGAGTGATGCCCAAGTTAAATGGTTGCTTTTTGAAGTTTAGTCTTTGTCAATCAGCATCACTGATCTTGTCTCTTCTGTTGCAGTTCTGATTGTCTTTCCAATATTTCAGCAGAGAAGTTGAGAGATGCAGTTGACTGTATCTCAAAACAGTGGCTGCCTCTAGGCTGCAATTTTTAAATATCTTGTCTGGGTTAGCAAAATTTTTCAGCGGGTTTTTAAAATGCTATGCCTTGTAAGAAGTGGTATTTGTGTCTCGTCTGTGTTTGATTTCATTTTGACAAATCTTCAGTGAGGTCAATTTGAATGCACTTTGTTCTTGTATTTTTTAAATTATGTTTTCTTTTAACTTACATTTATTATGTACTGCCTTTTTACTTTTCATACAGACTAGGTGTGAGATGGAGAAGTATCTGTCACCCCAGCTGCTGCCAGTCCCAGAGTTGAAGAAGTACAGAAGGGACAGTGCCTCAGTGGTGGATGAATTTTTCCAGGACGAGAGGACCTCGCCATACAGCGTCAACATCAATGTTATTCTGCCCGACATCACTTACCTGCGAACTGGCCTTTGTAAACCCCAAAGACCATCCATGGTTCAGCCCCATTCAGAAGCGGTTACTGCTTTTACCCAGGCAAACAGAACAATTACGACCCATGCCTTGCCAGAGTTCACCAGTGTGTTTAACACTTCGCAGCCGACGGATGTCAACACTGCGTTTATCAAACAGGAGCTGCCCTCTCCTGAAATGCACCTGCCTGCATCCCCGCAACAAGGTCAGTTGTACCAGCTACTGAGTTCCCCAGACTTGGTAAGCATTCCTGGTAACACTTCTCACGCACAAGATAATGCGGCATGTATGGGCAAACTTACCAATGCTTCCGTATCAACAGGAATGACTGGCATGAACACGCTCGCCACAGTGCATCCACAGACGGCAGTGAAACGCTTCCAGTCTATTTCAACGGGCACTTTTGCTGTGCCAGCGCAGTTCTTCCCGCAACAGCCGACCTACCTGCCACCCTCACCACCAAATTCTGAACCCGGAAGCCCCGATAGGCAACCAGAGCTGCTGCAAAACATGACGCCACCTCCATCATATGCCGCCTCTATTGCCTGCAAATTGGGGTCACCCACTGCAGCACATGCGCTCCCAGCAACCTTGCAAGTAACACAACAGAACATCCCACTGCCTAAGTTCAACCGGAGAAACAATCCAGAGCTAGAGAAGAGAAGAATTCATCACTGTGACTTTCCAGGTGCGTTTCAGTACAATTCTAAAAAGAATTTCATATTACACAGAACatgcagtacagaaagaggccattcatcccaactagtctttgccaatgtttatgctgcacatgagccttcTTCACCCCTCTTCATCCAACCccatcagcatattcttctattcctttctccctcatgtacttatctagcttccccttaaaacaTCTTTACTATTCAGCCTCACCTACTCcctgtagtagcgagttccacattcaaactactctctgggtaaagatgcttctcctgaattccttattaagTGACTAGCTTACATTTATACCTTCTAGTTTTGGCCTTGCCCACAAGTGTAAGCAAGTTTTCTTAAGATATGACCACTAGTCTTGGGTTTTATTTCAGAATTT comes from the Heterodontus francisci isolate sHetFra1 chromosome 6, sHetFra1.hap1, whole genome shotgun sequence genome and includes:
- the klf5a gene encoding Krueppel-like factor 5 isoform X1 → MASGALRGNLDEPVFTQLKPVSLRTEEQAAMFEGMKTPSMRMLAGDDLAQTRCEMEKYLSPQLLPVPELKKYRRDSASVVDEFFQDERTSPYSVNINVILPDITYLRTGLCKPQRPSMVQPHSEAVTAFTQANRTITTHALPEFTSVFNTSQPTDVNTAFIKQELPSPEMHLPASPQQGQLYQLLSSPDLVSIPGNTSHAQDNAACMGKLTNASVSTGMTGMNTLATVHPQTAVKRFQSISTGTFAVPAQFFPQQPTYLPPSPPNSEPGSPDRQPELLQNMTPPPSYAASIACKLGSPTAAHALPATLQVTQQNIPLPKFNRRNNPELEKRRIHHCDFPGCSKVYTKSSHLKAHLRTHTGEKPYKCTWEGCDWRFARSDELTRHFRKHTGAKPFQCTVCSRSFSRSDHLALHMKRHQN
- the klf5a gene encoding Krueppel-like factor 5 isoform X3, encoding MTWPRCEMEKYLSPQLLPVPELKKYRRDSASVVDEFFQDERTSPYSVNINVILPDITYLRTGLCKPQRPSMVQPHSEAVTAFTQANRTITTHALPEFTSVFNTSQPTDVNTAFIKQELPSPEMHLPASPQQGQLYQLLSSPDLVSIPGNTSHAQDNAACMGKLTNASVSTGMTGMNTLATVHPQTAVKRFQSISTGTFAVPAQFFPQQPTYLPPSPPNSEPGSPDRQPELLQNMTPPPSYAASIACKLGSPTAAHALPATLQVTQQNIPLPKFNRRNNPELEKRRIHHCDFPGCSKVYTKSSHLKAHLRTHTGEKPYKCTWEGCDWRFARSDELTRHFRKHTGAKPFQCTVCSRSFSRSDHLALHMKRHQN
- the klf5a gene encoding Krueppel-like factor 5 isoform X2 — encoded protein: MESEFAALLTRCEMEKYLSPQLLPVPELKKYRRDSASVVDEFFQDERTSPYSVNINVILPDITYLRTGLCKPQRPSMVQPHSEAVTAFTQANRTITTHALPEFTSVFNTSQPTDVNTAFIKQELPSPEMHLPASPQQGQLYQLLSSPDLVSIPGNTSHAQDNAACMGKLTNASVSTGMTGMNTLATVHPQTAVKRFQSISTGTFAVPAQFFPQQPTYLPPSPPNSEPGSPDRQPELLQNMTPPPSYAASIACKLGSPTAAHALPATLQVTQQNIPLPKFNRRNNPELEKRRIHHCDFPGCSKVYTKSSHLKAHLRTHTGEKPYKCTWEGCDWRFARSDELTRHFRKHTGAKPFQCTVCSRSFSRSDHLALHMKRHQN